A stretch of Onychomys torridus chromosome 2, mOncTor1.1, whole genome shotgun sequence DNA encodes these proteins:
- the Ube2j2 gene encoding ubiquitin-conjugating enzyme E2 J2: MSNNSNKRAPTTATQRLKQDYLRIKKDPVPYICAEPLPSNILEWHYVVRGPEMTPYEGGYYHGKLIFPREFPFKPPSIYMITPNGRFKCNTRLCLSITDFHPDTWNPAWSVSTILTGLLSFMVEKGPTLGSIETSDFTKRQLAAQSLVFNLKDKVFCELFPEVVEEIKQKQKAQDELSSRPQNLPLPDVVPDGEMHRGQNGIQLLNGHAPAAGPNLAGLPQANRHHGLLGGALANLFVIVGFAAFAYTVKYVLRSIAQE; this comes from the exons atgaGCAATAACAGCAATAAGAGAGCtccaacaacagcaacacaaagGTTGAAACAGGACTACCTTCGAATTAAGAAAGATCCGGTGCCTTACATCTGTGCGGAGCCCCTCCCTTCAAATATTCTTGAATG GCATTATGTTGTCCGAGGCCCTGAGATGACGCCTTATGAAG GTGGCTATTATCatggaaaactaatttttcccaGAGAATTTCCATTTAAGCCTCCTAGTATTTACATGATAACCCCCAATGGAAGGTTTAAGTGCAATACAAG GCTGTGTCTCTCCATCACAGATTTCCACCCAGACACATGGAATCCAGCATGGTCTGTCTCCACCATTCTAACAGGGCTTCTGAGCTTCATGGTGGAAAAGGGCCCCACCCTGGGCAGCATAGAGACATCAGACTTCACG aaAAGACAGCTGGCAGCACAAAGTTTAGtgtttaatttaaaagataaagtctTTTGTGAATTATTTCCTGAAGTTGTGGAG gaaattaaacagaaacagaaagcacaaGATGAACTAAGTAGCAGGCCCCAGAACCTTCCCTTGCCAGACGTGGTTCCTGATGGGGAGATGCACCGTGGCCAGAATGGGATCCAGCTCCTCAATGGGCATGCACCTGCTGCCGGCCCAAACCTCGCTGGGCTCCCACAGGCCAACAGGCATCATGGACTCCTGGGCGGCGCTTTGGCGAACTTGTTTGTTATAGTTGGGTTTGCAGCCTTTGCCTACACGGTCAAGTATGTGCTGAGAAGCATAGCACAGGAATGA
- the C1qtnf12 gene encoding adipolin isoform X2 translates to MWAWAWATAALLWLQTAGVGAWQEPKRLQQLAFRAESPNITTPNHEGLPGFFKPPEASGSELSDAHVTWLNFVRRPDDGASRKRCRGRDKKSRVLSSLPGPPGPPGPPGPPGPPGMEVTAEALLQEFQEMLTGLPDTLLPREPSQQLVVEAFHCRLKGPVLVDKKTLVELRGFQAPTAEGTFLRGSGLSLALGRFTAPVSAIFQFSASLHVDHSELQGRGRLRTRDTIRVLICIESLCHHHTSLEAVSGLESNSRIFTVQVQGLLQLQSGQYVSVFVDNSSGAVLTIQNSSSFSGLLLST, encoded by the exons atgtgggcctgggcctgggccacaGCAGCCCTCCTCTGGCTGCAGACTGCAGGAGTTGGAGCATGGCAGGAACCCAAGAGGCTTCAGCAGTTGGCCTTTCGTGCAGAGTCCCCTAATATTACCACACCCAACCACGAGGGATTGCCAGGCTTCTTCAAG CCACCAGAGGCCTCTGGATCTGAGCTCTCAGATGCCCACGTGACATGGCTGAACTTTGTCCGCCGGCCAGATGATGGGGCCTCTAGGAAACGGTGCCGTGGTCGGGATAAGAAGTCG CGAGTCCTCTCCAGTCTCCCAGGGCCCCCGGGACCCCCTGGCCCTCCTGGTCCCCCTGGTCCCCCTGGTATGGAAGTCACCGCAGAGGCCTTGCTACAGGAATTTCAGGAGATGCTGACAG GGCTACCAGATACATTGTTACCCCGGGAACCCAGCCAGCAGCTGGTGGTTGAGGCCTTTCACTGCCGCTTGAAAGGCCCTGTGCTAGTGGACAAGAAGACACTGGTGGAACTGCGAGGATTCCAGGCC CCTACTGCCGAGGGTACCTTCCTGCGGGGATCTGGCCTGAGCCTGGCCTTGGGCCGATTCACAGCCCCAGTCTCTGCCATCTTCCAGTTTTCTGCCAGCCTGCACGTGG ACCACAGTGAGCTACAGGGCAGAGGTCGGCTGCGTACCCGGGACACTATCCGTGTCCTCATCTGTATTGAGTCCCTGTGTCATCACCACAC GTCCCTGGAGGCTGTGTCAGGCCTGGAGAGCAACAGCAGGATCTTCACGGTGCAGGTTCAGGGGCTGCTGCAGCTACAG TCTGGACAGTATGTCTCCGTGTTTGTGGACAACAGTTCTGGGGCAGTCCTCACCATCCAGAACAGCTCCAGTTTCTCCGGACTGCTTCTGAGTACatag
- the C1qtnf12 gene encoding adipolin isoform X1, which produces MWAWAWATAALLWLQTAGVGAWQEPKRLQQLAFRAESPNITTPNHEGLPGFFKPPEASGSELSDAHVTWLNFVRRPDDGASRKRCRGRDKKSRVLSSLPGPPGPPGPPGPPGPPGMEVTAEALLQEFQEMLTEAAKLRFSGLPDTLLPREPSQQLVVEAFHCRLKGPVLVDKKTLVELRGFQAPTAEGTFLRGSGLSLALGRFTAPVSAIFQFSASLHVDHSELQGRGRLRTRDTIRVLICIESLCHHHTSLEAVSGLESNSRIFTVQVQGLLQLQSGQYVSVFVDNSSGAVLTIQNSSSFSGLLLST; this is translated from the exons atgtgggcctgggcctgggccacaGCAGCCCTCCTCTGGCTGCAGACTGCAGGAGTTGGAGCATGGCAGGAACCCAAGAGGCTTCAGCAGTTGGCCTTTCGTGCAGAGTCCCCTAATATTACCACACCCAACCACGAGGGATTGCCAGGCTTCTTCAAG CCACCAGAGGCCTCTGGATCTGAGCTCTCAGATGCCCACGTGACATGGCTGAACTTTGTCCGCCGGCCAGATGATGGGGCCTCTAGGAAACGGTGCCGTGGTCGGGATAAGAAGTCG CGAGTCCTCTCCAGTCTCCCAGGGCCCCCGGGACCCCCTGGCCCTCCTGGTCCCCCTGGTCCCCCTGGTATGGAAGTCACCGCAGAGGCCTTGCTACAGGAATTTCAGGAGATGCTGACAG AGGCTGCGAAACTTCGATTCTCAGGGCTACCAGATACATTGTTACCCCGGGAACCCAGCCAGCAGCTGGTGGTTGAGGCCTTTCACTGCCGCTTGAAAGGCCCTGTGCTAGTGGACAAGAAGACACTGGTGGAACTGCGAGGATTCCAGGCC CCTACTGCCGAGGGTACCTTCCTGCGGGGATCTGGCCTGAGCCTGGCCTTGGGCCGATTCACAGCCCCAGTCTCTGCCATCTTCCAGTTTTCTGCCAGCCTGCACGTGG ACCACAGTGAGCTACAGGGCAGAGGTCGGCTGCGTACCCGGGACACTATCCGTGTCCTCATCTGTATTGAGTCCCTGTGTCATCACCACAC GTCCCTGGAGGCTGTGTCAGGCCTGGAGAGCAACAGCAGGATCTTCACGGTGCAGGTTCAGGGGCTGCTGCAGCTACAG TCTGGACAGTATGTCTCCGTGTTTGTGGACAACAGTTCTGGGGCAGTCCTCACCATCCAGAACAGCTCCAGTTTCTCCGGACTGCTTCTGAGTACatag